The following are from one region of the Advenella mimigardefordensis DPN7 genome:
- the sctV gene encoding type III secretion system export apparatus subunit SctV, translating to MKAQLNRFASAAARRSDMIVASFILIAVVMMVIPFPTYLVDMMVGFNISFAVLILIVAFYSARAVDFSVLPPVILLSTLFRLSLSITTTRLILRDADAGAIIAAFGDYVIAGDVVVGIVIFLIITIAQFIVITKGAERVAEVGARFTLDAMPGKQMSIDTDLRNGDIDQALAKERRKNLERESQLFGAMDGAMKFVKGDAIASLVILCVNLFGGLVIGTLRHGMSFSDAMNTYSLLTVGDGLIAQLPALMTAVAAGIVVTRVNSDRDIDLGAEIIEQLGANTKVLVLCSAILFLMALVPGFPAYVFVGLSLLTGTSAYFANARQRARKIEAEREQQEHSGDAAAVGQEPVAASQSAADWTEPSTARLQLWVSPATAATLQLTALQMSLAQASAWAEQALGVPFPSLGFKQDSQLAEQLFSICIDGVPVSGGTLHPQCVFLTGDLAVVSMLNIETPDTLTFDGRKAVWVSERHAADLERLGARGLSREQVLGEYMRVVQIKHAPEFFGVQETRQLLSEMEQSHPELVRQALQAVPLQRLVEILRRLLEERVCISNLRSVLETLVQIGDGTSVPVLVENVRVALARHICHQYANEHRTIGAYVFSVELEQEIRRELSSSDARTLALSSDLSRKLISGLQLAMRDASTVAQPVLMVAADMRRYIRQYLVRHGTTIPVMAYTELAPGYVSHPVAILRGDGTPEIPATESSEAGQEQKVAA from the coding sequence ATGAAGGCGCAACTGAATCGCTTTGCGAGCGCCGCTGCCCGGCGCAGCGACATGATTGTCGCTTCGTTCATTTTGATTGCAGTCGTGATGATGGTGATTCCGTTCCCGACCTATCTGGTAGACATGATGGTGGGATTCAATATTTCCTTCGCGGTCCTGATCCTGATCGTGGCATTCTATAGTGCACGAGCAGTGGATTTTTCGGTTCTGCCGCCGGTTATTCTGCTGAGTACGCTGTTTCGCCTGTCGCTCTCCATTACCACCACACGTCTCATTTTGCGTGATGCGGATGCGGGCGCGATTATTGCTGCCTTTGGTGATTATGTGATCGCCGGCGATGTGGTGGTGGGTATCGTCATCTTTCTGATTATTACCATCGCGCAATTTATTGTAATTACCAAAGGCGCGGAACGCGTGGCCGAAGTAGGTGCACGCTTTACGCTGGATGCCATGCCGGGTAAACAAATGAGTATCGATACGGATTTGCGCAACGGCGATATTGATCAGGCCCTGGCCAAAGAACGCAGAAAAAATCTGGAACGTGAAAGCCAGCTTTTCGGTGCCATGGACGGGGCCATGAAGTTTGTCAAGGGTGATGCCATCGCATCGCTCGTGATTCTTTGCGTCAATTTATTCGGTGGTCTGGTGATCGGTACCTTGCGGCACGGGATGTCATTTTCTGACGCCATGAATACCTATTCCCTGCTGACTGTCGGTGATGGGTTGATTGCACAGCTGCCGGCGCTGATGACAGCGGTTGCAGCGGGGATTGTGGTAACACGCGTCAATTCTGATCGTGATATTGATCTGGGTGCTGAAATCATCGAGCAGTTGGGGGCAAACACCAAAGTACTGGTGCTATGCTCCGCGATTCTGTTTCTGATGGCACTGGTACCGGGCTTTCCCGCCTATGTATTCGTCGGTTTGTCGCTTCTGACGGGGACCTCAGCTTATTTCGCCAACGCCAGACAACGTGCCCGGAAAATCGAGGCCGAGCGCGAACAGCAGGAGCACAGCGGTGACGCTGCTGCGGTTGGGCAGGAGCCGGTTGCCGCCTCACAGAGCGCAGCGGACTGGACCGAGCCGTCTACTGCGCGATTGCAGCTGTGGGTGAGTCCGGCAACGGCCGCAACCCTGCAATTGACTGCGCTGCAGATGTCCCTTGCGCAGGCCAGTGCCTGGGCGGAGCAGGCACTGGGCGTGCCTTTCCCCTCTCTCGGCTTTAAACAGGATTCACAACTGGCCGAGCAATTGTTCAGCATCTGCATTGATGGCGTTCCGGTGTCGGGCGGTACATTGCATCCGCAATGCGTGTTTCTGACGGGCGATCTTGCCGTGGTCAGCATGCTGAATATTGAAACGCCGGATACCCTGACGTTTGATGGCAGAAAAGCCGTCTGGGTAAGCGAGCGCCACGCAGCGGATCTGGAGCGACTGGGCGCCCGCGGTCTGTCTCGCGAACAGGTTCTTGGCGAATATATGCGCGTGGTCCAGATAAAACACGCCCCCGAATTTTTTGGCGTACAGGAAACCCGTCAGTTGTTAAGTGAGATGGAACAGAGCCATCCTGAGCTGGTCCGTCAGGCCTTGCAGGCCGTGCCCTTGCAGCGTCTGGTGGAAATCCTGAGGCGCCTGCTGGAGGAAAGGGTTTGCATCAGTAATCTGCGGTCAGTGCTGGAGACACTGGTGCAAATCGGTGACGGAACGTCGGTGCCGGTACTGGTCGAGAATGTGCGGGTTGCCCTTGCCAGACATATTTGCCATCAATATGCGAATGAACACCGAACGATCGGCGCTTATGTGTTTTCGGTTGAACTGGAGCAGGAGATCCGCAGGGAACTGAGCTCATCCGATGCGCGGACCCTGGCGCTGTCTTCTGATTTGAGCCGCAAACTGATCAGCGGATTGCAATTGGCCATGCGCGACGCAAGCACAGTGGCTCAGCCGGTATTGATGGTTGCTGCGGATATGCGCCGTTATATACGACAGTATCTGGTTCGGCATGGCACGACGATACCGGTCATGGCTTATACCGAACTGGCGCCTGGCTATGTCTCTCACCCGGTCGCGATACTGCGGGGGGATGGCACACCTGAAATACCTGCAACCGAGTCGTCAGAAGCCGGACAGGAACAAAAAGTGGCGGCCTGA
- a CDS encoding type III effector HrpK domain-containing protein, with the protein MSKITAPNNNAAENAGGGSSASENNWNNAVFISNKQTNNKSLSDEEKEKRSDEYAQKILDNYDDINTEGKYITLDEIKNYKKSHSDLDPKLNDALDFWSQDDAFKRLDTSKHGGDTDGDVSKNDLKAWIKDDSAGEMSSDLFSAKETKRDEDKVRKDAENVGINWERPDDDKRTAEEIIDDSPLLKNLGNQSDVKDKLKERVGDYEKGSADERANAAYRAAQVLDHVVSFDENGKRLAGKEVTNDSIDGFTSSGEAKHGTEAGRLQDFGKYGFTSLNGKLQNDSKPVQDDKDVREQAEKLGIKWERPEGDDRSAQDIIDDSPLLKKLGNQSGVKDMLKERVGDFDKDANAAYRAAQVLDHIEKFDKNGDRQVGGDVGNQTINGFTNSGEAKPDTEAARLQDFGKEGFSALKGKLDDFKGAGTDKEERKKAEDLGIKWERPEDDKRSAKEIVEGDPLLQELGNHSGVGDLLKERVGDYTKDADAAYRASQILRHVEQFDSNGKEITGDSVGNGEINGFTSSREAKPDTEAGRLQDFGKYGFSALKGNLEDVSAISGNADDIKSYKDYLKANPDADEGSKQVAKYAAILESNYDKIREKAGSGKYLDADAIKRYVDNTKDLSDEAKDALNFWSQPGAFEMIDNSKHSLAQRPDGDLSKGDVQTWLSKSAPKDATSLMTFLSESAGRGAFADIDTSKIGKDVFENPDKYSSEEKAAVLQELQQAQQLMVDGASAGMWKDDYSKVSIANRSRTHPDKDKVFDDLNAHIKILQDDKEVTKVLSEKTAGALTELVGDNGGLKKALQDTYDKEIKTGKALDASWDANMKDGSVEQQAVLAEFVGTAQSYQNVLGIEKAEDIQGAVKDSEHYGQFKDFYEKSLVSGDRLNDLLKDNSFDKAASVFNMEVALYNSALDPEFTGKFDDKLNDNFSNIAQENVFKDASFDDIKEVFGVDGGDKLDEEKVKDYIEQISKENPELFLNENGTVATPDQVLTGFRGSWDFFRQGTKTLDKTGKLEDLDPNKGAKGAYDKGVLHGVSGLFMAGITIARGIGTNGKPTEKDIVNITGGSIQTATVLTEGGMKGYQQYLNKAIKNGEDAIKSGNITFQELEDKIKNNVKDMKGYKSLAKNFEEGAKGLGGMAGAVLGAYGIFDGVKSIRNGDKVAGGLSITSGSVGAMAGLASMVEGAWGLGNALLPNLISKVPNMVPVLAGAMGWAAAGIGVLVSLLPGLIEEGKHQKRSDDFGELLGTYLTKYEIDGVTDGGFRDIPDEEWPGYEDGPTIGS; encoded by the coding sequence ATGTCAAAGATTACCGCGCCCAACAATAATGCCGCCGAGAATGCGGGAGGCGGGTCGAGCGCCAGTGAAAACAACTGGAACAATGCCGTTTTCATCTCCAATAAGCAAACAAATAATAAATCACTGAGTGATGAGGAAAAAGAAAAGCGTTCGGATGAATACGCCCAGAAAATTCTGGACAATTACGATGACATCAATACCGAGGGCAAATACATTACGTTAGATGAAATAAAAAATTACAAAAAATCGCATTCAGATCTGGACCCCAAGCTAAACGATGCGCTGGACTTCTGGTCGCAGGATGATGCGTTCAAACGCCTGGATACGTCCAAGCATGGCGGCGATACGGATGGCGACGTAAGCAAGAATGATCTGAAGGCCTGGATTAAGGACGATTCGGCTGGTGAGATGTCTTCAGATCTGTTTTCAGCGAAGGAAACAAAGCGCGATGAAGACAAAGTCCGCAAGGATGCCGAAAACGTAGGTATCAATTGGGAACGCCCTGATGACGACAAGAGAACGGCCGAAGAAATCATTGACGACAGTCCCCTGCTGAAAAATCTTGGCAACCAAAGTGATGTTAAGGATAAGCTGAAAGAGCGGGTGGGAGATTACGAGAAAGGTAGTGCCGACGAACGGGCGAACGCCGCGTATCGTGCTGCCCAGGTGCTGGATCATGTGGTTTCGTTTGACGAAAACGGCAAACGACTGGCAGGCAAAGAGGTTACCAACGACAGTATTGACGGCTTCACCAGCAGTGGCGAAGCAAAACATGGCACCGAGGCCGGCCGCTTACAGGATTTTGGGAAATACGGATTCACCAGTCTGAATGGCAAGCTGCAGAACGATTCGAAACCGGTACAGGACGATAAGGACGTTCGCGAACAGGCGGAGAAGCTCGGCATCAAATGGGAACGGCCAGAAGGTGATGATCGTTCCGCGCAGGACATAATCGACGACAGTCCTTTGCTCAAAAAACTGGGTAATCAGAGCGGTGTGAAGGATATGTTGAAAGAACGTGTGGGCGACTTTGATAAGGACGCCAATGCCGCCTATCGTGCCGCCCAGGTGCTTGATCATATTGAAAAATTTGATAAGAACGGCGACCGCCAGGTTGGCGGGGACGTTGGTAATCAGACGATCAACGGATTCACCAATAGCGGTGAGGCCAAACCCGATACCGAAGCGGCCCGCCTGCAGGATTTTGGCAAGGAAGGATTTTCTGCACTGAAAGGCAAGCTCGATGATTTCAAGGGTGCCGGGACGGACAAAGAAGAACGCAAGAAAGCCGAAGACCTTGGCATCAAATGGGAGCGTCCTGAGGATGATAAACGTTCGGCCAAAGAAATCGTGGAAGGCGACCCTCTGCTTCAGGAACTGGGCAATCACAGTGGCGTAGGTGACTTGTTGAAGGAGCGGGTGGGTGACTATACCAAAGATGCAGACGCCGCCTATCGTGCTTCGCAGATTCTGCGCCATGTTGAGCAGTTCGACAGCAATGGCAAGGAAATCACCGGCGACAGCGTTGGCAACGGGGAAATCAATGGATTTACCAGCTCCCGTGAAGCCAAGCCCGATACCGAGGCCGGACGACTACAGGACTTCGGCAAATATGGCTTCTCTGCATTGAAAGGTAATCTTGAGGATGTATCCGCCATCTCCGGCAACGCCGACGATATCAAGAGCTATAAGGATTACCTGAAAGCCAACCCGGATGCGGATGAGGGTTCAAAGCAGGTAGCGAAGTACGCAGCCATTCTTGAAAGCAATTATGACAAAATACGGGAAAAGGCGGGGTCTGGAAAATATCTGGATGCTGATGCGATCAAGCGCTATGTTGATAACACAAAAGACCTGAGCGACGAGGCCAAGGATGCCCTGAATTTCTGGTCCCAGCCAGGTGCATTCGAGATGATCGACAACTCCAAGCATTCTCTGGCGCAGCGCCCCGATGGCGATCTGTCAAAGGGCGATGTGCAAACCTGGCTTTCCAAATCGGCGCCCAAAGACGCAACGTCGCTGATGACGTTTCTGTCTGAGTCGGCCGGGCGTGGCGCGTTTGCAGACATCGACACCAGCAAGATAGGAAAAGATGTTTTTGAAAATCCGGACAAGTACTCCAGCGAAGAAAAGGCGGCCGTGCTTCAGGAATTGCAGCAGGCGCAGCAACTGATGGTTGACGGTGCGTCTGCGGGCATGTGGAAGGATGATTATTCAAAGGTTTCCATCGCTAACCGTTCCAGGACCCATCCGGATAAGGATAAGGTATTCGACGATCTGAACGCGCATATCAAGATTCTGCAGGATGACAAGGAAGTTACCAAAGTACTCAGTGAAAAAACCGCCGGCGCGCTCACGGAACTCGTCGGTGACAACGGCGGGCTCAAGAAAGCCCTGCAGGATACATACGATAAGGAAATCAAGACCGGCAAGGCACTGGATGCCTCGTGGGATGCCAATATGAAGGACGGTTCGGTTGAGCAGCAGGCTGTTCTTGCCGAGTTTGTCGGAACGGCGCAATCGTACCAGAACGTATTGGGTATTGAAAAAGCGGAAGACATTCAGGGGGCGGTGAAGGACTCGGAGCACTATGGCCAATTCAAGGATTTCTATGAGAAGTCCCTGGTCTCAGGCGATCGCCTGAACGATCTGCTCAAGGACAATTCATTTGATAAGGCGGCCAGCGTCTTCAATATGGAGGTAGCGTTATACAACTCGGCGCTGGATCCGGAGTTTACTGGAAAATTCGACGACAAGCTGAACGACAACTTTTCAAATATTGCCCAGGAGAATGTGTTCAAGGACGCTTCCTTTGATGACATAAAAGAAGTGTTCGGCGTCGACGGCGGCGATAAACTCGACGAAGAAAAGGTCAAGGATTATATCGAGCAGATCAGCAAGGAAAACCCTGAGCTTTTCCTTAATGAAAACGGCACCGTAGCAACACCGGATCAGGTGTTGACAGGCTTCAGAGGTAGTTGGGACTTCTTCCGCCAGGGAACAAAGACCCTTGATAAAACCGGCAAACTGGAAGACCTTGATCCGAACAAAGGCGCCAAAGGGGCCTACGACAAAGGTGTATTGCATGGTGTGAGTGGCCTGTTTATGGCGGGAATTACCATTGCCAGGGGCATAGGCACCAATGGCAAGCCAACCGAAAAAGATATTGTCAACATTACCGGCGGTTCGATCCAGACGGCAACCGTGCTGACCGAAGGCGGTATGAAGGGGTACCAGCAATATCTGAACAAGGCCATCAAGAATGGCGAAGACGCGATCAAGAGTGGAAACATCACCTTCCAGGAACTGGAAGACAAGATCAAGAATAATGTCAAAGACATGAAAGGCTATAAGAGCCTGGCGAAAAACTTTGAAGAAGGCGCCAAGGGTCTGGGCGGTATGGCTGGGGCTGTGCTGGGTGCATATGGCATTTTCGATGGGGTCAAGTCCATCCGAAATGGCGACAAGGTGGCCGGCGGGCTGAGCATTACTTCGGGTTCTGTTGGCGCCATGGCAGGCCTGGCCTCTATGGTTGAAGGTGCATGGGGATTAGGCAACGCGTTGCTACCGAACCTGATCAGCAAGGTGCCGAACATGGTGCCGGTCCTGGCCGGCGCGATGGGTTGGGCAGCGGCCGGCATCGGTGTGCTGGTGTCACTCCTGCCGGGGCTGATTGAGGAAGGCAAGCATCAGAAGCGTTCAGATGACTTCGGGGAGCTGTTGGGCACTTATTTGACCAAATACGAAATTGATGGTGTTACGGACGGTGGCTTCCGGGATATTCCGGATGAAGAATGGCCTGGTTACGAAGATGGTCCGACCATTGGCTCGTGA
- a CDS encoding LysR family transcriptional regulator yields the protein MAEMIGWEHYRTLLAVLREGSLSGAARALGMTQPTVGRHVSLLEAAFGQKLFTRTQAGLQPTEAALSLQGYAQTMHDTAAALEREASGHGHHIQGVVRISASEIIGVEVLPEALVQLRQTYPLLKIELVPTNRLQDLLQREVDIALRMTPPRQQALVARRVGAIEIGLFARADYLARHGTPVTPEELSRHVLIGFDQDTPFLRAARTQFPFWRREVFALRSDSDLAQLAMVRAGAGIGVCQTALARRDSALVRVLPDIFAFPLETWVTMHGDLRGSRRCKVVFDALVAFLEAYAQGRDSHA from the coding sequence ATGGCTGAAATGATCGGATGGGAACACTATCGCACCTTGCTTGCCGTTCTGAGGGAGGGCTCGCTGTCGGGTGCCGCACGCGCGCTGGGCATGACTCAGCCGACTGTCGGGCGGCACGTCTCCCTGCTGGAAGCGGCGTTTGGGCAGAAGCTGTTTACCCGGACGCAGGCCGGCCTGCAGCCTACCGAAGCCGCGCTCTCTCTGCAGGGTTATGCCCAGACGATGCATGACACGGCGGCCGCGCTTGAGCGCGAAGCATCCGGACACGGACATCACATACAAGGTGTCGTACGAATCTCGGCCAGTGAGATCATCGGTGTCGAGGTTCTGCCTGAAGCCCTGGTGCAGCTACGCCAGACCTATCCGTTGCTGAAGATCGAACTGGTCCCAACCAACCGGCTACAGGATCTGCTGCAGCGTGAGGTTGATATTGCCTTGCGGATGACGCCTCCCCGTCAGCAGGCGTTGGTCGCACGCAGGGTGGGTGCAATTGAGATTGGCCTGTTTGCCCGCGCTGATTATCTGGCACGACACGGTACCCCGGTCACGCCTGAAGAATTGAGCCGTCATGTTCTGATTGGTTTCGATCAGGATACGCCTTTCCTGCGCGCGGCCCGGACACAGTTTCCGTTCTGGCGACGCGAGGTGTTCGCGTTGCGCAGTGACAGTGATCTGGCGCAACTTGCCATGGTGCGTGCCGGTGCGGGTATCGGCGTGTGCCAGACAGCGCTTGCCCGGCGTGACTCAGCTCTGGTGCGGGTCTTGCCCGACATCTTTGCTTTCCCTCTGGAGACATGGGTCACGATGCATGGCGATCTGCGTGGCAGCCGGCGCTGCAAGGTGGTTTTCGATGCGCTGGTCGCCTTTCTGGAGGCGTATGCACAGGGTCGCGACAGTCACGCGTAA
- a CDS encoding transglycosylase SLT domain-containing protein — MTVTPQIGSWEGFYADRTERLNAATDPATRAHFEAELNLARITMDAMGLQVPDAGNGAASQDGQPLPVDQEAGDWEKFPADKSQATQSRAEIHDTPDTPSGSDQLSQSLNDALLPYRDDILAASEATGVPPNLLAAVIWDESKGIAGAGSTNGENGLTDTGLMQLNPDTFAALKEQHPQLLTGDASDPRNNIMAGALYLKQNHDQFGSWDLALRAYNSGPLSVDPADPGISTSGFGTRNYVEKVNFYMNQLDNGTAMSDGYPGGNQLY, encoded by the coding sequence ATGACAGTCACACCACAAATCGGCAGTTGGGAAGGTTTCTATGCAGACCGAACAGAGCGGCTTAACGCCGCCACCGATCCGGCTACGCGTGCCCACTTCGAGGCCGAGCTGAACCTGGCTCGCATCACCATGGATGCCATGGGCCTGCAGGTTCCTGATGCGGGCAATGGCGCTGCCTCTCAGGACGGCCAGCCGCTACCGGTAGACCAGGAAGCGGGCGACTGGGAAAAATTTCCTGCGGACAAATCGCAAGCCACGCAGAGCCGGGCAGAAATCCACGACACGCCAGACACACCTTCAGGCTCTGATCAACTGAGCCAAAGCCTGAACGACGCGCTGCTTCCCTATCGCGACGACATTCTTGCCGCGTCCGAGGCCACCGGCGTACCACCGAACCTGCTGGCCGCAGTCATCTGGGACGAATCCAAAGGGATTGCCGGTGCCGGTTCAACTAACGGTGAAAACGGCCTGACCGATACCGGTCTCATGCAACTTAATCCGGACACGTTCGCAGCATTGAAAGAGCAGCACCCGCAGTTGCTGACAGGCGATGCATCAGACCCCCGCAACAATATCATGGCCGGTGCGCTTTATCTCAAGCAAAACCATGATCAGTTCGGCAGCTGGGATCTTGCTCTGCGCGCCTACAACTCCGGACCGCTCTCTGTGGACCCTGCCGATCCGGGCATTTCCACCTCTGGTTTCGGTACCAGGAACTATGTTGAAAAAGTAAATTTTTATATGAATCAGCTGGACAACGGGACTGCCATGTCTGATGGCTACCCCGGAGGCAACCAGCTGTACTGA
- a CDS encoding tetratricopeptide repeat protein has product MLVSLTLSVLSGCASHPKLSAEEARLTRLTEDLSRRGDTASAVTLYERAVVSMPGNPDMLLGLGQAYLRNGDPKAASETFRKVYRLRDGDPEAVLGLGYAALLEGNTERAYALISDAAPKLNTYAAFNLLGITATLTGNFAHAHEAFNTAEALDKDNLEIKSNQALAYALDNDFPNAIQKMANVMASPLAEPHHARRQVLILVLANEDQQAEQLLQGMPRKERRSLLGQARRIRDIGDPARRASAIGLIPTFATRQGAHA; this is encoded by the coding sequence TTGCTCGTCTCTCTGACCCTTTCGGTGTTGAGCGGATGTGCCAGCCACCCCAAACTATCTGCCGAAGAAGCCCGTCTGACACGCCTGACAGAAGACCTGTCACGACGCGGCGATACTGCATCTGCTGTCACGCTGTACGAGCGGGCTGTGGTATCAATGCCGGGCAATCCCGATATGCTGCTTGGGCTGGGTCAGGCTTACCTGCGTAACGGCGATCCCAAAGCGGCTTCCGAAACATTCCGCAAAGTGTATCGCCTGCGTGACGGTGATCCGGAAGCCGTGCTGGGCCTGGGTTATGCTGCGTTGCTGGAAGGCAATACGGAACGCGCCTATGCATTGATCTCGGATGCTGCGCCAAAACTGAACACATACGCCGCTTTCAATCTGCTTGGCATCACTGCGACGCTAACAGGCAATTTTGCACATGCCCACGAAGCATTCAACACAGCAGAAGCACTGGATAAAGATAATCTGGAAATAAAATCAAACCAGGCGCTGGCCTATGCCCTGGATAACGATTTCCCCAACGCCATCCAGAAAATGGCAAATGTCATGGCATCACCTCTTGCGGAACCGCATCATGCGCGGCGCCAGGTATTGATTCTGGTGCTGGCCAATGAAGATCAGCAGGCGGAACAACTGCTACAGGGCATGCCTAGGAAGGAACGCCGCAGTCTGCTTGGTCAGGCCCGGCGCATCCGCGATATTGGCGATCCAGCCAGGCGCGCGTCGGCCATCGGGCTGATCCCCACCTTCGCCACGCGACAGGGCGCACACGCCTAA
- a CDS encoding LysR substrate-binding domain-containing protein encodes MEKSSITLREIEVFLAVVDAGSLSAASQRLSQPVSTTSRFLARLEEKLQTTLLRRTTRRLDLTDEGCSFLKDARGIINSIESAQERVLLRQGQPSGPLRVDAATPFVLHTLIPLLADYRKHYPLVDLTLTSNEDFVDLLESRVDLALRIGEMKDSSLNSRLICRSRIRMLASPQYLLEHGTPSSAADLRQHTLLGFTRDSINSWPLHNEDGETLYIEPDIAASSGEVLRQLSLSGHGIVCLADFMTVQDLASGNLVEVLAQQNTGDTRPIQAVYYRQTALAARVSSFIDHLTQAIRKQAWAIT; translated from the coding sequence ATGGAAAAATCCAGCATTACCCTGCGCGAAATAGAAGTTTTCCTGGCTGTGGTTGATGCTGGCTCATTGAGCGCAGCCTCTCAACGACTCAGCCAGCCGGTCTCTACCACCAGCCGCTTTCTTGCCCGCCTGGAAGAAAAATTACAAACGACATTGCTGCGCAGAACCACCAGACGGCTGGATTTAACAGACGAAGGCTGCAGTTTCCTGAAAGATGCCCGCGGAATTATTAATTCGATTGAGTCTGCACAGGAACGGGTATTGCTTCGTCAGGGCCAGCCCTCCGGCCCCTTGCGTGTCGATGCCGCGACGCCATTTGTTTTGCATACCCTGATCCCGCTGCTGGCCGATTACCGCAAGCACTACCCCCTGGTCGACCTGACCCTGACCAGCAATGAAGATTTTGTGGATCTGCTGGAGTCTCGCGTTGATCTCGCCTTGCGCATTGGCGAGATGAAGGACTCCAGCCTGAACAGTCGCCTGATTTGCCGGTCACGAATACGCATGCTGGCCTCGCCTCAGTACCTTCTTGAGCACGGCACGCCGTCGTCAGCGGCAGACCTCAGGCAGCACACCCTGTTGGGCTTTACACGCGACAGCATCAACAGTTGGCCACTGCACAACGAAGACGGTGAAACCCTTTACATTGAACCCGATATCGCGGCCAGCAGCGGCGAAGTATTAAGACAATTGTCATTATCCGGCCACGGTATTGTTTGCCTTGCAGACTTCATGACCGTCCAGGATCTGGCCAGTGGCAATCTGGTAGAAGTACTGGCGCAGCAAAATACCGGCGATACGCGCCCGATACAGGCTGTGTACTATCGGCAAACGGCGCTGGCCGCCCGGGTGTCCTCGTTTATTGATCATTTGACGCAGGCGATACGAAAGCAGGCCTGGGCGATTACCTGA
- a CDS encoding type II and III secretion system protein family protein, translating into MQSKKNTNCASVSHQMACSVSRSVRAGLLRLGLVMGAMCLMLVSPVTWALEEQLTMSVGKGDGQVIHFKREVKSLVVADEKIADVQMINSRTAYLFGKAIGGTRITALDANDTAFMDAQVIVGTGVRGGNVQEQATGKRVVARGQVRNLEQAVQQGTQLSGHDGNGVQSVNMMTQANLPQINLRVRFAEVSRQELLSYGVNWSALFNSGNFAFGLVTGGSLTPAAGATNVISGGFRSGGASIDMLLDALQSNGVLEILAEPNITTVTGRSASFLAGGEIPVPVPVNRDMVGIEYKSYGVSLVFTPTLLPNDRISLQVRPEVSTLASSGLVEIAGTTVPSFSVRRADTQVEVGSGQTFAIAGLFQRGNATDIDKLPILGDIPILGQLFQSRRFQRNETELVILITPYLVKPVSGKASATPLDSARENPARLLMGGPAGLKNSSNFGFYVY; encoded by the coding sequence ATGCAAAGTAAAAAAAATACCAACTGTGCGTCTGTCAGCCATCAGATGGCGTGCAGCGTGAGTCGCTCAGTACGGGCGGGCTTGCTGCGGTTGGGGCTTGTCATGGGTGCCATGTGCCTGATGCTGGTCAGTCCTGTCACCTGGGCGCTGGAAGAACAGCTGACGATGTCGGTTGGCAAGGGCGATGGTCAGGTCATCCATTTCAAACGTGAAGTTAAGTCGCTGGTGGTTGCCGATGAAAAAATTGCCGATGTACAAATGATCAACAGTCGCACCGCCTATTTGTTTGGCAAGGCAATTGGCGGTACACGCATTACCGCACTGGATGCCAATGATACTGCCTTCATGGACGCGCAGGTGATCGTGGGAACGGGGGTACGTGGTGGTAATGTGCAGGAACAGGCTACGGGCAAGCGTGTTGTGGCGCGCGGTCAGGTGAGAAATCTTGAGCAGGCAGTGCAGCAGGGGACGCAACTTTCGGGGCATGACGGTAACGGCGTGCAATCGGTGAATATGATGACCCAGGCGAATTTGCCGCAGATCAATTTGCGCGTGCGCTTTGCCGAAGTTTCCAGGCAGGAGTTGCTGAGCTACGGCGTAAACTGGAGTGCGCTGTTCAACTCCGGCAACTTTGCCTTCGGTCTGGTCACGGGTGGTTCGCTGACACCGGCAGCAGGGGCCACCAATGTGATCTCGGGCGGGTTCAGGTCGGGGGGTGCCAGTATTGATATGCTGCTTGATGCCTTGCAAAGTAACGGCGTGCTTGAAATCCTGGCCGAACCTAATATTACGACTGTAACCGGCCGCTCCGCCAGCTTTCTGGCAGGCGGAGAAATTCCTGTGCCGGTTCCGGTGAATCGCGATATGGTTGGCATTGAATACAAATCCTATGGCGTGTCTCTGGTCTTTACCCCCACGCTCTTGCCCAATGACCGGATCTCGCTGCAGGTCCGTCCCGAAGTGAGCACACTGGCCAGTTCGGGGCTGGTCGAAATCGCGGGTACGACCGTGCCCTCGTTCAGTGTGCGCAGGGCCGACACGCAAGTGGAGGTCGGCAGCGGACAGACCTTTGCGATTGCCGGTTTGTTTCAGCGCGGCAATGCAACCGATATCGATAAGCTGCCCATATTGGGCGATATCCCCATTCTGGGGCAGTTGTTCCAGTCCAGACGCTTTCAGCGCAATGAGACCGAACTGGTTATCCTGATTACGCCGTATCTGGTCAAGCCTGTCTCGGGCAAGGCCAGCGCGACGCCGCTGGATTCGGCCCGTGAAAATCCGGCCAGATTGCTGATGGGTGGGCCGGCTGGTTTGAAGAATTCGTCGAATTTTGGTTTCTATGTTTACTAG